A single genomic interval of uncultured Desulfobacter sp. harbors:
- the hisG gene encoding ATP phosphoribosyltransferase, which yields MDKKLKLGIPKGSLQNATVNLFRRSGWKINVEGRSYFPDIDDDTIECALCRAQEMSINVESGVIDAGLTGLDWIAEHESDVHVVTDLVYSKVSARPARWVVAVAGDSEINTLEDLEGKTISTELVKFTKRFFESRNINVNVKFSWGATEAKIVSGLADAIVEITETESTIRAHNLKVIHEIMKTNTQLIANKTAWQDPVKREKIEQIAMLLQAALVAEKLVMLKMNVPEAKLPAVVDILPSLNAPTVASLYQSDWFSVETVVENSVVRDLVPRLLKAGAEGIIECALNKVI from the coding sequence ATGGATAAGAAGTTAAAGCTGGGTATTCCCAAAGGAAGCCTGCAGAATGCGACCGTCAACCTGTTCAGACGTTCGGGGTGGAAAATAAACGTGGAAGGCAGAAGCTATTTCCCGGACATTGATGATGACACCATTGAATGCGCCTTGTGCCGGGCCCAGGAAATGTCCATCAATGTGGAATCCGGTGTTATTGATGCTGGTTTGACCGGTCTTGACTGGATAGCGGAGCATGAATCTGATGTCCATGTGGTCACTGATCTTGTTTATTCAAAGGTTTCCGCCCGTCCGGCCCGGTGGGTGGTTGCCGTGGCCGGTGATTCCGAGATAAACACCCTTGAGGACCTGGAAGGCAAAACCATTTCCACAGAACTTGTGAAATTTACAAAACGCTTTTTTGAATCCCGCAACATTAATGTAAATGTAAAATTTTCCTGGGGCGCCACGGAAGCCAAAATCGTATCCGGCCTGGCTGATGCCATTGTGGAGATCACAGAAACCGAAAGCACGATCCGCGCGCATAATTTAAAGGTCATCCACGAGATCATGAAAACCAATACCCAGCTCATTGCCAATAAAACAGCCTGGCAGGATCCGGTGAAGCGGGAAAAAATTGAACAGATTGCCATGTTGCTCCAGGCGGCTCTTGTGGCAGAAAAGCTTGTGATGCTCAAAATGAATGTGCCTGAAGCCAAGTTGCCTGCTGTGGTTGACATTCTGCCAAGCCTGAACGCTCCCACCGTAGCCTCCCTTTACCAGTCCGACTGGTTTTCCGTAGAGACCGTGGTTGAAAACAGTGTGGTCAGGGATCTGGTGCCCCGCCTGTTAAAAGCAGGGGCCGAAGGTATCATTGAATGCGCATTGAACAAGGTGATCTGA